From Odontesthes bonariensis isolate fOdoBon6 chromosome 21, fOdoBon6.hap1, whole genome shotgun sequence, a single genomic window includes:
- the LOC142371738 gene encoding interferon-induced very large GTPase 1-like isoform X3, which translates to MEENKGGESETKSVTSVTNDKVHLERNDDTESDPVNDPHDAQHSEKSESSTEGEAETKTASEASDDKDVMVSENNPQCYNRQIFENVEEQKEQLDPENHKEERVTTAEEMKTATEIKSKEHDGAERSEKNDDNTPGQSEIKSVPHETKEKDTFNMDISGKEIKEHDGAERSEKNDDNTPGQSEIKSVPHETKEKGTFNMDISGKEIKQTLDISEENRKKQQKATEMLLSRLHLQDKCPHKMSPADFLKIGPPVRQSNDTLEKDLAHTFLQRLMTLDHRARYIHVLQDGSEASHSESFPTSDTVDADDGDLDALFSTSVDIDQSKQAHVHPMDVQMAVFHCSNSFLKQNMITKVSQCQYALPLLVPDPITMDIECPLWTFRQITKTWKIASNQGKEDSKPIMKSMPICKAETPLVSFFRLGSLSQSKSQLMNTLINNRHSAFFHRNCPGSTKSRHLMDGVTEIAWYCPAGKPNESFNDCIAFCNLHGDSLSIEKQREILTEKSSVIVVLVPTLEKSHGSSAVISTLYRSPKPLIILIADSDCGASQMKTQKYKLGLKDRSQSDVSEELKGIIRKILSAPHKSFQLESMAEVSGIRVDEDGTECQKGKSAAMEIVKLIQGMDVSKIKDEFLPCQGQLWHEWCRINKELYHLKGHIEKEKGQKEKQLMDIRQKQCAASNSELMKSFTESLVGLPPTDKKYFLKWTQILIDGLSTDDLSSILQNYDETWSEVLTLKKKHDKSALLKDKQTELEQLSKKLQSATFGLEHIFREMGQIYEAHKSQKEQTHRKQADWVKYPELAADLMISGHPMELMDGDAGQVPLMWISSLLQEVIKKLGDKRVFVLSVLGVQSSGKSTMLNAMFGLQFAVSAGRCTKGAYMQLVKLSEELKGFQFDYVLVVDTEGLRALELAGNATLHHDNELATFVVGLGNMTLINIFGENPADMQDVLQIVVQAFMRMKKVELSPSCVFVHQNVTDIAAAEKNMDGKRRLQEKLDKMAQLAAKEEVCDVECFSDVIAFDVQEDVKYFAQLWEGSPPMAPPNPDYSESVQELKKTILSKASKSAGITLSHLSSKIQDLWKALMNEHFVFSFKNTQEIAVYRKLEVQYGNWTWDLRKEMLTIENQLYPRIEKGQLDKVELSYLSKEMNKTYEEIQKNMTAYFEDHSDKEILVQWRGRFENKIKEFHEEHIRGVKRKLDEVIQQKNARKKMDNKKVEFETKLLQKSKELAHTLKDVVKDEEGLKAQFDSVWSHWVKELTSDTKPIEDINVEEDQSVVLQDLGTEWSLINESKRNGRYKKLSEAGNYFGYITQKKYQKLHSESQKSQESKRETKDTSRQGKGVIASAFGFFQQMIGIASPAQQNVGQNESRNPFPHEEQKLIRSFINDVEQQSLETIKNKPVATRGYRSTYLQEVAKHVQKKVTEFESGKKFTFKKEFTVDLSLYVFDRTANLLLQSHNTYKRNNDALTYLDSKKKEYYNIFRSYCKGNSSAVVFGEMICEKLKVSVHEAVCNMTALDLTAEMRSNYPAFSGNRLNLEKHVLKSLAEKAEFSRFITYIQNPRRQVEAFIKEEVKKYMFTDHKDKGLKILKKNADDISKLASQALYEATEKVKKKSGDVDMWMKEFSALLNKLAFDTICCKNFRDINNFDFLKEEIEKGLVCIIKEMSRLSLEMVLECRQKPDQILIDQLCNCCWERCPFCAAVCTNTIKNHSPEKHNVPFHRPSGVEGWHTRGTVDLVIDFCTTLVGSDRYFRPNHDSEERIAYKQYPTAGERYASWSITPDASMLAYWKWFVCHFQKELEAHYVMKFQNGGEIPSEWRNYTKEEAIESLDEMCRL; encoded by the exons GAACATGATGGTGCTGAACGCTCAGAGAAGAATGACGACAACACACCAGGACAGTCTGAAATCAAATCTGTTCCACATGAAACAAAGGAGAAAG GTACTTTCAACATGGATATAAGTGGAAAGGAAATAAAG CAGACGCTGGacatttctgaagaaaacagaaagaaacagcAAAAAGCAACTGAAATGCTGCTCAGCAGACTTCACCTTCAGGACAAATGTCCACACAAGATGTCACCAGCAGACTTTCTTAAAATAGGTCCACCTGTGAGGCAGAGCAATGATACACTTGAAAAAGATCTGGCTCATACTTTTCTTCAGAGGTTAATGACATTAGATCACAGAGCCAGATATATCCATGTACTGCAAGATGGTTCTGAGGCGAGCCATTCAGAGTCTTTTCCAACATCTGACACTGTTGATGCAGATGATGGTGACTTAGATGCTCTCTTTAGCACCAGTGTAGACATTGATCAATCAAAACAGGCTCACGTGCACCCTATGGATGTTCAAATGGCAGTATTTCACTGCTCAAACAGCTTCCTGAAGCAAAATATGATCACAAAGGTGTCACAGTGCCAGTATGCCTTACCTTTACTTGTTCCTGACCCCATCACAATGGACATTGAGTGTCCTCTGTGGACGTTCAGACAAATAACAAAAACATGGAAGATAGCATCCAATCAAGGCAAAGAAGATTCCAAGCCAATCATGAAGAGCATGCCGATCTGCAAAGCTGAGACACCCCTGGTGTCATTTTTCCGCCTGGGTTCACTGTCTCAGTCTAAATCTCAGCTCATGAACACTTTGATCAACAACCGCCACAGCGCCTTCTTCCACAGAAACTGTCCAGGTAGCACCAAGTCTCGTCATTTGATGGATGGTGTGACAGAGATCGCCTGGTACTGCCCTGCAGGAAAACCCAATGAGTCATTCAATGACTGCATTGCCTTCTGTAATCTTCACGGAGATTCTCTGTCAATTGAAAAGCAGCGTGAAATACTGACAGAAAAATCTTCTGTCATTGTTGTTCTGGTACCAACTCTGGAAAAAAGCCATGGAAGTAGTGCAGTCATATCAACGCTTTACAGGTCTCCAAAGCCTCTAATTATTCTCATTGCTGACAGTGACTGTGGTGCATCTCagatgaaaacacaaaaatacaaacTGGGCCTGAAAGACAGAAGCCAGTCAGATGTTTCTGAAGAGCTGAAAGGCATAATCAGAAAAATTTTGTCTGCACCTCATAAATCCTTCCAGCTTGAATCTATGGCCGAGGTGTCTGGAATCAGAGTGGATGAAGATGGCACAGAGTGCCAGAAAGGGAAATCTGCAGCAATGGAAATAGTAAAACTGATTCAGGGGATGGATGTTTCCAAGATCAAAGATGAATTTCTTCCTTGTCAAGGCCAACTTTGGCATGAGTGGTGCAGAATAAACAAAGAACTGTATCACCTGAAAGGTCACATTGAGAAGGAAAAAGGTCAGAAAGAAAAGCAACTCATGGACATTCGACAGAAACAATGTGCTGCTTCCAACAGTGAACTGATGAAGTCATTCACTGAAAGCCTCGTGGGTTTGCCACCAACAGACAAAAAATACTTTCTTAAGTGGACTCAGATCCTAATAGATGGCCTCTCCACAGATGATCTTTCTTCAATTCTCCAAAACTATGACGAAACGTGGTCTGAGGTTTTaactttgaaaaagaaacatgaTAAATCTGCTCTGCTAAAGGACAAACAAACTGAGCTTGAACAGTTATCAAAAAAGCTGCAGTCAGCAACATTTGGCTTGGAGCACATCTTTAGAGAAATGGGACAGATCTACGAAGCCCATAAATCTCAGAAGGAACAAACgcacagaaaacaggctgacTGGGTTAAATACCCTGAGCTGGCTGCAGATCTGATGATATCAGGACACCCGATGGAGCTGATGGATGGCGATGCTGGTCAGGTACCTTTGATGTGGATCTCTAGTCTTTTACAAGAAGTCATCAAGAAACTGGGTGACAAGAGAGTGTTTGTGTTGTCAGTTTTGGGTGTACAAAGCAGTGGAAAATCAACCATGCTGAATGCTATGTTTGGATTGCAGTTTGCAGTGAGTGCTGGCAGGTGCACCAAAGGTGCCTACATGCAGCTGGTCAAACTGTCAGAGGAACTCAAAGGTTTCCAGTTTGACTATGTCCTAGTAGTTGACACTGAAGGACTGCGTGCTCTTGAGTTGGCCGGTAACGCCACTCTTCACCATGACAACGAGCTGGCAACTTTTGTTGTTGGCTTGGGAAACATGACATTGATCAACATCTTTGGTGAGAATCCAGCTGACATGCAAGATGTCCTGCAGATTGTTGTTCAGGCTTTCATGAGGATGAAGAAAGTTGAGCTTTCTCCaagttgtgtgtttgttcaccaGAATGTTACAGATATcgcagctgcagagaaaaacaTGGATGGAAAGAGACGGTTACAAGAAAAACTGGACAAGATGGCTCAACTAGCTGCCAAAGAGGAGGTGTGTGATGTTGAGTGCTTCAGTGATGTCATTGCTTTTGATGTGCAAGAAGATGTGAAATACTTTGCCCAGTTATGGGAGGGAAGTCCACCCATGGCACCTCCAAATCCTGATTACAGTGAAAGTGTCCAAGAACTGAAGAAAACCATCCTATCTAAGGCCTCAAAGTCTGCTGGGATCACTTTGTCCCATTTAAGCAGCAAAATTCAGGACCTGTGGAAGGCATTGATGAATGAACACTTTGTTTTCAGTTTCAAAAACACGCAAGAAATTGCAGTGTACAGAAAACTTGAGGTCCAGTATGGGAACTGGACCTGGGACCTGAGGAAAGAGATGCTGACCATTGAAAACCAGCTTTATCCCAGAATTGAAAAGGGACAACTTGACAAGGTTGAGCTCAGTTATCTTTCCaaagaaatgaacaaaacaTATGAGGAAATTCAGAAAAATATGACGGCTTACTTTGAGGATCACAGTGACAAAGAAATCCTGGTTCAGTGGCGGGGCCGATTTGAGAACAAAATCAAGGAGTTTCACGAGGAGCATATCAGAGGAgtgaaaagaaaactggatgAAGTTATTCAGCAGAAGAATGCTCGTAAAAAGATGGACAATAAGAAGGTGGAGTTTGAGACCAAGCTGCTGCAAAAGAGCAAAGAACTTGCACACACATTAAAAGATGTGGTAAAAGATGAAGAAGGACTCAAAGCACAGTTTGACTCTGTTTGGAGTCACTGGGTTAAAGAATTAACCTCAGATACGAAACCCATTGAGGACATCAACGTGGAAGAAGATCAGTCAGTTGTCCTTCAAGACCTTGGGACTGAATGGTCTCTTATCAATGAGTCAAAAAGGAATGGGAGATACAAAAAGCTGTCAGAAGCTGGGAATTACTTTGGTTATATAACCCAAAAGAAGTATCAAAAACTCCACAGTGAAAGTCAAAAATCTCAAGAAAGTAAGAGGGAAACCAAGGATACAAGCAGACAAGGCAAAGGTGTCATTGCATCTGCATTCGGTTTTTTCCAACAAATGATAGGAATTGCCTCGCCAGCACAACAAAATGTGGGACAAAATGAATCCAGGAATCCTTTTCCACATGAAGAACAGAAATTGATCAGATCCTTCATTAATGATGTAGAACAGCAATCCCTGGAGACCATCAAGAACAAACCTGTTGCAACAAGAGGCTACAGATCAACTTATCTGCAAGAAGTGGCCAAACATGTTCAAAAGAAAGTGACAGAATTTGAATCAGGCAAGAAATTCACATTTAAGAAAGAGTTTACAGTTGATCTCTCACTGTATGTTTTTGACAGGACAGCAAATTTGCTTCTACAGTCTCACAACACATACAAACGCAACAATGATGCTCTCACATATTTGGACAGCAAGAAAAAGGAGTATTACAACATTTTCAGAAGCTATTGCAAAGGTAACTCATCTGCTGTGGTGTTTGGAGAAATGATCTGTGAAAAACTGAAGGTTTCTGTCCACGAGGCTGTCTGCAACATGACTGCTCTTGATCTCACAGCAGAAATGAGGAGCAATTACCCAGCATTCAGTGGGAACAGGTTGAACCTGGAGAAACACGTGTTGAAGTCTCTAGCAGAGAAAGCGGAGTTCAGTAGATTCATCACCTACATACAAAATCCAAGAAGGCAAGTAGAGGCTTTTATAAAAGAAGAAGTAAAGAAATACATGTTCACAGATCACAAAGACAAAGGACTGAAGATACTGAAGAAAAACGCAGACGACATCAGCAAGCTCGCCAGTCAAGCTTTATATGAAGCAACGGAGAAAGTCAAAAAGAAGTCAGGAGATGTAGACATGTGGATGAAGGAATTTTCTGCTTTACTGAACAAGCTGGCATTTGATACCATTTGTTGTAAAAACTTCAGAGACATCAACAATTTTGATTTTCTTAAAGAAGAGATAGAGAAAGGCCTTGTGTGTATCATTAAAGAGATGAGCCGCCTCTCTCTGGAGATGGTTCTGGAGTGCAGGCAGAAGCCCGACCAAATTCTCATTGATCAGCTGTGTAACTGCTGCTGGGAACGATGTCCATTCTGTGCAGCCGTTTGCACGAACACCATTAAGAATCACAGTCCTGAAAAACACAATGTTCCTTTTCATCGACCCTCTGGAGTTGAAGGATGGCACACAAGAGGCACAGTGGATCTGGTCATTGATTTCTGCACCACATTAGTGGGAAGTGACAGATATTTCCGCCCCAATCATGACTCAGAGGAGAGAATCGCTTACAAACAGTATCCAACTGCTGGGGAGAGGTATGCATCATGGAGCATTACACCGGATGCATCAATGCTGGCATACTGGAAATGGTTTGTCTGTCACTTTCAAAAGGAACTGGAAGCCCACTATGTTATGAAATTCCAAAACGGAGGAGAAATTCCCAGTGAATGGAGAAACTACACTAAAGAAGAGGCTATTGAAAGTCTGGATGAAATGTGCAGATTGTGA